TCCGCTGTCCCAATCACTCGTTCTAAAGCATCTTTGAGGGCAGTTCCTTGGGCTAAATGCCAACCCACTTGATAATTGCGACTTAAGGGACTTGTACAGGTAGCCAATAAATCACCCAGGCCCGATAACCCATAAAAAGTCTGAATATCACCACCCCAATGGGTTCCCACCCGTACCATTTCCAACAGCCCCCGTGTAATCAAGGCTGAGCGCGCATTCACCCCCAAGCCCAGGCCATCATTGACCCCACAGGCAATGGCCATGACATTTTTCAAAACCCCCCCCAACTCCACCCCCCGCCGATCTGGATTGGTATAAACCCGAAAGGTGGGCATGGCAAATAAACTCTGGGCCTGGGCCGCAATCTCTAAATCGCCCCCAATCACCGCGGCGGCCGGTAAACCCTGATTAATTTCAGCCGCTAAATTAGGGCCAGAGAGAACCACAATCTGGGCCTGGGGTAATAGTTCTGTCCAAATTTGGGTCGCCGTGGCCGCTGTTTGGGGTTCCAGTCCCTTCGTTGCGCTAATTAAAACCCGGCCGGGGGGAAGATTTAAGGCTTGGACTTGTTGGGCAATCCCCCGCACCCCCTGAATGGGCAAGGTAGAGATAATAATTTGGATTGGCTCAAGCTGGCCTGGGGTCAAAGGGCCTTGGTGACGT
Above is a window of Pseudocalidococcus azoricus BACA0444 DNA encoding:
- a CDS encoding NAD(P)H-dependent glycerol-3-phosphate dehydrogenase, which codes for MVAADWPVHSVQDKILLLGLGAWGKTILSVLNRQGFSVRIWQRHQGPLTPGQLEPIQIIISTLPIQGVRGIAQQVQALNLPPGRVLISATKGLEPQTAATATQIWTELLPQAQIVVLSGPNLAAEINQGLPAAAVIGGDLEIAAQAQSLFAMPTFRVYTNPDRRGVELGGVLKNVMAIACGVNDGLGLGVNARSALITRGLLEMVRVGTHWGGDIQTFYGLSGLGDLLATCTSPLSRNYQVGWHLAQGTALKDALERVIGTAEGVNTALVLSDYAQAHDLDVPITQAVTTVLRDEVTPQQALTQLLERPFKVETLDH